In Equus caballus isolate H_3958 breed thoroughbred chromosome 7, TB-T2T, whole genome shotgun sequence, one DNA window encodes the following:
- the OR52H1E gene encoding olfactory receptor family 52 subfamily H member 1E, producing MIIFNVSNYNPATFILVGMPGLEQAHVWIGIPFCTIYIVAIVGNCILLLIMVERSLHEPMFFFLSVLAMTDLILSTACVPKTLSIFWFGAQEIIFPGCLTQMFFHHYSFVLDSAILMTMAFDRYVAICSPLRYTTILTPKTIIKIVTGISFRSFCIVLPDVFLLTRLPFCRTRIIPHTYCEHIGVARLACANISINIWYGFCVPIMMVISDVILIAVSYTLILCAVFRLPSREAHQKALGTCGSHVCVILTFYTPAFFSILAHCFGHNVSCTFHIMFANLYIVIPPVLNPIVYGVKTKQIRDKVIDLFSTKGTE from the coding sequence ATGATCATTTTCAACGTGAGCAATTACAACCCAGCAACCTTCATTCTGGTGGGGATGCCAGGCCTGGAGCAAGCCCACGTGTGGATTGGGATTCCCTTCTGTACCATCTATATTGTGGCCATTGTGGGAAACTGTATCCTTCTTCTCATCATGGTGGAGCGTAGCCTTCATGAACCTATGTTCTTCTTTCTGTCAGTGCTGGCCATGACGGACCTCATCTTGTCCACGGCCTGTGTTCCTAAAACACTCAGCATATTTTGGTTTGGGGCTCAAGAAATCATATTCCCAGGGTGCCTTACACAAATGTTCTTCCACCATTATAGTTTTGTCTTGGATTCAGCCATCCTGATGACTATGGCATTTGACCGCTACGTGGCTATTTGTTCTCCCTTGAGATATACCACTATCTTGACCCCCAAGACCATCATCAAGATTGTTACGGGCATCTCCTTTCGAAGCTTCTGCATTGTGCTGCCAGATGTATTCTTGCTCACACGTCTGCCTTTCTGCAGGACACGCATCATACCCCACACATACTGTGAACACATAGGCGTTGCCCGGCTGGCCTGTGCCAATATCTCCATCAACATCTGGTATGGCTTTTGTGTTCCCATCATGATGGTCATCTCAGATGTGATTCTCATTGCTGTTTCTTACACTCTCATCCTCTGTGCTGTCTTTCGCCTTCCCTCCAGAGAGGCCCACCAGAAGGCCCTTGGCACCTGTGGTTCCCATGTATGTGTCATCCTCACATTTTATACACCTGCTTTTTTCTCCATCCTTGCCCATTGCTTTGGACACAATGTCTCCTGCACTTTCCACATCATGTTTGCCAACCTCTATATTGTTATCCCACCTGTACTCAACCCCATTGTCTATGGAGTGAAGACCAAACAGATCAGAGATAAGGTCATAGATTTGTTTTCTACCAAGGGTACGGAATGA
- the OR52H19 gene encoding olfactory receptor family 52 subfamily H member 19 has translation MFCPQGMTITMMATLNFTSFNPGSFILVGIPGLEHFHIWIGIPFFAIYLVALAGNGVLLYLITMDSSLHEPMFFFLSMLASADLILCTTCVPKILGIFWLNAQEITFPGCLTQLFFLHFSFFLDSAILLGMAFDHYMAICSPLRYTSILTPKRIVKIMVGIAGRSFSVILPVVFLVKRLPFCRTRIILHTYCEHIGVARLACADISINIWYGFAVPVMTIISDLILIGISYILILHAVFHLPSRDARQKALSTCGSHVSVILIFYTPAIFSVLTHRFGHSISRTFHILFANLYVAIPPALNPIIYGVKTKQIREKVIFLFFPKGMH, from the coding sequence ATGTTTTGTCCTCAGGGAATGACGATCACCATGATGGCCACATTAAATTTTACCAGTTTCAATCCAGGCTCCTTCATTTTGGTGGGGATCCCAGGGCTGGAGCACTTCCACATCTGGATTGGCATTCCTTTCTTCGCTATCTACCTTGTGGCCCTTGCAGGTAATGGTGTCCTTCTCTACCTCATCACTATGGACAGCAGCCTCCATGAACCCATGTTCTTCTTCCTCTCAATGTTGGCCTCTGCAGACCTCATCTTATGCACCACGTGTGTCCCCAAAATACTTGGCATCTTCTGGTTGAATGCTCAGGAAATCACATTTCCTGGCTGCCTCACCCAGTTGTTCTTTCTCCACTTCAGCTTTTTCCTGGACTCAGCCATCTTATTGGGCATGGCGTTTGATCATTACATGGCCATTTGCTCCCCTTTGAGATACACGAGCATCTTGACACCTAAGAGAATTGTCAAGATCATGGTGGGcattgctggtcggagctttagTGTTATTTTGCCTGTTGTTTTCCTGGTGAAGCGTTTGCCTTTCTGCAGGACACGTATCATCCTTCATACATACTGTGAGCATATAGGGGTGGCCCGGCTTGCTTGTGCTGATATTTCCATCAATATCTGGTATGGCTTTGCTGTGCCTGTAATGACTATTATCTCAGACCTCATCCTCATTGGTATTTCCTACATTCTCATccttcatgctgttttccaccTTCCATCCAGAGATGCCCGCCAGAAAGCCCTCAGCACCTGTGGTTCTCATGTCAGTGTCATTCTCATATTCTACACACCAGCCATATTCTCTGTCCTTACTCACCGCTTTGGTCACAGTATCTCTCGCACTTTTCACATTTTGTTTGCCAACCTCTATGTGGCAATCCCTCCTGCACTCAATCCCATCATTTATGGTGTGAAAACAAAGCAGATCAGGGAGAAGGTcatctttctgttctttcctaAAGGGATGCACTGA
- the OR52B6 gene encoding olfactory receptor 52B6 translates to MAQVRALKEIMALLSANSTAAVNSSDTRMAGCLLIGIPGLEHLHTWLSIPFCTMYVAALAGNSILICVILSQPSLHEPMYIFLSMLASADVLLSTSTMPKALANFWLGSSHISFDGCLTQMFFIHFLFVADSAVLLAMAFDRYVAICSPLQYAIILTNTVIGKIVAATLIRSFIIMFPSIFLLKRLHYCRINIITHTFCEHMGIARLSCSDISINVWYGLAAALLSTGLDIILIAVSYIHILRAVFHLPSRDARSKALSTCSSHVCVILVFYIPALFSVFAYRFGERRIPRYIHILLANLYVVVPPMLNPIIYGMRTQQILEGAKQMFSNLAKKSR, encoded by the coding sequence ATGGCACAGGTAAGGGCTCTGAAGGAAATCATGGCCCTTTTATCTGCTAACAGCACAGCTGCTGTGAACAGCTCTGACACTCGCATGGCAGGCTGCTTGCTCATTGGCATCCCTGGGCTGGAGCACCTACACACCTGGCTCTCCATCCCCTTCTGCACCATGTATGTAGCTGCCCTGGCAGGCAACAGCATTTTAATTTGCGTCATCCTTTCTCAGCCAAGCCTGCATGAGCCCATGTACATATTCCTGTCCATGTTGGCCAGTGCTGATGTCTTGCTCTCCACTTCCACCATGCCGAAAGCACTAGCCAACTTCTGGCTTGGTTCTAGTCACATTTCCTTTGATGGCTGCCTCACCCAGATGTTCTTCATCCACTTCCTCTTTGTGGCTGACTCTGCAGTCCTGCTAGCCATGGCCTttgatcgctatgtggccatctgctcTCCTCTGCAATATGCTATAATCCTCACAAACACGGTCATTGGGAAGATCGTTGCTGCCACCCTGATCCGCAGCTTCATCATCATGTTTCCATCCATCTTTCTTCTCAAGCGCCTGCACTATTGCCGGATCAACATCATCACACATACATTTTGTGAGCACATGGGCATTGCCCGACTGTCCTGTTCTGATATCTCCATCAATGTCTGGTATGGGTTGGCAGCTGCTCTCCTCTCCACAGGCCTAGACATCATCCTTATTGCTGTTTCCTATATTCACATTCTCCGAGCTGTCTTCCACCTCCCTTCTCGAGATGCCCGGTCCAAGGCCCTGAGCACCTGCAGCTCCCACGTCTGTGTCATCCTAGTTTTTTACATCCCTGCCCTCTTTTCTGTCTTTGCCTACAGGTTTGGTGAGAGACGCATCCCACGCTATATCCATATCCTCCTGGCCAACCTCTATGTGGTCGTCCCACCTATGCTCAATCCCATTATTTATGGAATGAGGACCCAGCAGATTTTGGAAGGGGCTAAACAGATGTTTTCAAATCTTGCTAAGAAATCCAGATAA
- the TRIM6 gene encoding tripartite motif-containing protein 6 yields the protein MATMTSAVLVDIRDEVTCPICLELLTEPASIDCGHSFCQACITRISKESMISQEGESSCPVCQSSYQPGNLRPNRHLANIAERVREVVLGSGKQLKVNLCAHHEEKLQLFCKEDGKLICWLCERSQEHRGHHTFLMEEVAQEYQEKFQESLKKLRQEQQEAEKLKAVIREKRVSWKNQMEPERHRIQSQFNQLRSILDKEEQRQLKKLEEEGRKGLSIIEEAEDELVHQSQSLRELISDLERRCQGSTMELLQDASEVTERSEFWTLKKPEALPTKLKSVFRAPDLKKMLRVFRELTDVQSYWVDVTLNPHTANLNLVLSKNRRQVRFVGAQLSGSHLKEHYDCGILGSQHFSSGKHYWEVDVAKKTDWILGVCSNTEGPPFSFNQFINNQNVYSRYQPQSGYWVIGLHHKHEYRAYEESSASLLLSMMVPPRRIGIFLDYEAGTVSFFNVTNHGFPIYTFSKYYFPTTLCPYFNPCNCVVPMTLRRPSS from the exons ATGGCCACAATGACTTCAGCAGTACTGGTGGACATACGAGATGAGGTGACCTGCCCCATCTGCCTGGAGCTCCTGACAGAACCCGCGAGCATAGACTGTGgccatagcttttgccaagcctGCATCACAAGGATCAGCAAGGAATCGATGATCAGCCAAGAAGGGGAGAGCAGCTGTCCTGTGTGCCAGAGCAGCTACCAGCCTGGGAATCTGCGGCCTAATCGGCACCTGGCCAACATAGCAGAGAGGGTCAGAGAGGTGGTGTTGGGCTCTGGGAAGCAGCTGAAGGTGAATCTTTGTGCACATCATGAAGAAAAACTCCAGCTCTTCTGTAAGGAGGATGGGAAGCTAATTTGCTGGCTCTGTGAGCGCTCTCAGGAGCACCGTGGTCACCACACGTTCCTCATGGAGGAGGTTGCCCAGGAGTACCAG GAGAAGTTCCAAGAGTCTCTGAAGAAGCTGAGGCAAGAGCAGCAGGAAGCTGAGAAACTAAAAGCTGTTATTAGAGAGAAGAGGGTATCCTGGAAG AATCAGATGGAACCCGAGAGACACAGGATTCAGTCACAGTTTAATCAATTGAGAAGCATCCTGGACAAAGAGGAGCAGCGGCAACTGAaaaagctggaggaggaggggaggaaggggctgaGTATTATAGAAGAGGCTGAGGATGAGCTGGTCCACCAGAGCCAGTCGCTGAGAGAGCTCATTTCCGATCTTGAGCGTCGGTGTCAGGGGTCAACAATGGAACTGCTACAG GATGCGAGTGAAGTCACAGAAAG GAGTGAGTTCTGGACCCTGAAGAAGCCAGAAGCTCTCCCCACCAAGCTGAAGAGTGTGTTTCGGGCCCCAGATCTGAAAAAGATGCTGCGAGTGTTTAGAG AGCTGACAGATGTCCAAAGCTACTGGG TGGATGTGACTCTGAATCCACACACAGCTAATTTAAATCTCGTCCTATCCAAAAACCGGAGACAGGTGAGATTTGTGGGTGCTCAGCTGTCTGGGTCCCATCTGAAAGAGCATTATGACTGTGGTATCCTGGGCTCTCAACACTTCTCCTCAGGAAAACATTACTGGGAGGTAGATGTGGCCAAGAAGACTGACTGGATCCTGGGGGTGTGCAGTAATACAGAAGGACCTCCATTCTCTTTCAACCAGTTCATAAACAATCAGAACGTTTACTCCAGATATCAACCTCAAAGTGGATACTGGGTGATTGGGTTACATCATAAACATGAATATAGAGCCTATGAGGAATCTTCTGCTTCCCTGCTCCTCTCCATGATGGTGCCCCCTCGCCGCATTGGGATTTTCTTAGATTATGAGGCTGGCACCGTCTCCTTTTTTAATGTCACAAACCATGGCTTCCCCATCTACACCTTCTCTAAATATTACTTTCCTACTACCCTTTGTCCATATTTTAATCCTTGTAACTGTGTAGTCCCGATGACCCTGCGTCGCCCAAGCTCTTAA